From Loxodonta africana isolate mLoxAfr1 unplaced genomic scaffold, mLoxAfr1.hap2 scaffold_85, whole genome shotgun sequence, the proteins below share one genomic window:
- the LOC100675150 gene encoding LOW QUALITY PROTEIN: olfactory receptor 4A47-like (The sequence of the model RefSeq protein was modified relative to this genomic sequence to represent the inferred CDS: inserted 2 bases in 1 codon) — protein MEQRNNVTEFVLLGLTQNPQGQKILFLVFLLIYIVTVVGNLLIVVTVVVSPTLDAPIYFLLGYLSFMDAVYSTTVTRNMIIDLLYEKKTITFQAYLIQLFVEHLFGGTEILLLVVMAYDRYVAICKPLHYMMIMNQRVRVLLLMVTWVGGFVHAVLHLLFVYNLPFCGPNVIDHFCCDMYPLLKLACTDTYVIGLTVIANDGAICVVIFMLLFISYGVIMHSLRNLSQEGRHKALSTCGSHITVVVLFFVPCIFMYVRPPSTLPIDKFLTVFYTVFTPVLNPLIYTLMNAXMKNAMKKLWTRKRK, from the exons ATGGAACAAAGGAACAATGTGACTGAGTTTGTCCTCTTGGGGCTCACTCAGAATCCCCAGGGTCAGAAAATATTATTTCTTGTGTTTTTGCTGATCTACATTGTGACAGTTGTGGGCAACCTCCTCATTGTCGTGACTGTGGTGGTCAGTCCAACACTGGATGCTCCTATATACTTCTTGCTTGGCTATTTATCATTTATGGATGCTGTTTATTCTACTACGGTCACCCGAAATATGATCATAGACTTACTCTATGAGAAGAAAACCATTACTTTCCAAGCTTACCTGATCCAGCTTTTTGTAGAACACTTATTTGGTGGTACTGAGATTTTacttctggtggtcatggcctacGACCGCTACGTGGCTATCTGCAAACCACTACATTATATGATGATCATGAACCAACGGGTGCGTGTTCTGCTGCTGATGGTGACCTGGGTTGGAGGTTTTGTGCATGCAGTACTTCACCTTCTCTTTGTTTACAATCTTCccttctgtggtcccaatgtcaTTGACCACTTCTGCTGTGACATGTACCCCTTATTAAAACTTGCCTGCACTGACACCTATGTCATTGGTCTCACTGTGATTGCCAATGATGGGGCAATATGTGTTGTCATTTTTATGCTGTTATTCATCTCCTATGGAGTCATTATGCACTCCCTGAGGAACCTTAGTCAGGAAGGGAGGCACAAAGCCTTATCCACCTGTGGCTCCCACATCACTGTGGTAGTCCTCTTCTTTGTCCcttgtatttttatgtatgtcaGACCTCCTTCCACTTTACCCATTGATAAATTCTTGACTGTGTTTTACACTGTTTTCACTCCTGTGTTGAACCCCTTAATCTATACTCTGATGAATGC GAtgaaaaatgccatgaagaaGCTTTggaccagaaaaagaaaatga